From Synoicihabitans lomoniglobus, the proteins below share one genomic window:
- a CDS encoding tetratricopeptide repeat-containing sensor histidine kinase, which yields MVGIAHRHETRIRRGLSFYKGVVFWLISAAVSAQVHDVSSPDNDPNGEKMLQEAIERRVTQDGLDEPHAAILVRRRFSANEAAQERWPRAISHLNQAIRLAETLQEAELLADLYLTSARLHLRINQSEIALRDAQRAWELSRNVNFPDLQLAAGVAVTEVLQTLDRDRNSEPYFDALIKLPGADLLNIEVRRAVSTMTWNTALAEARWQDVVARAKEDNSLQIQARALDELGQIFQARNDSAQAVAMFAACDALESDHRRSRLAWYDYSQALSAGGRNEDARRAIEQGLADLDVTISPDVAADFEDARATLLARMGDTDGAYAAVRRAQKLKRAANTSGFRMPQTRLVPAMPTSRTEDAAILAATRAALREAELESTRLQRGRAIGFATSVTLLAALLGLVLLYKRRAAANLATARDAAELRAENAGLLALRHQLNPHFLFNALNSLRSRVHRGRGNAAELIDHLTVFCRQALQAKPEGIATVAEEQEMLTAFLDIEQARWEDNLQVTLDLDPLAADRALPTLLLLPLVENALKYGAQTSEECIVASIRLHAPDAQTLDIEISNSGRWIEPGSAPPSISNGVGLDNIRERLQRLYPARHHFDVGPSPVGVTARLKLLGEPQAS from the coding sequence ATGGTTGGGATCGCTCACCGCCACGAGACCCGGATTCGACGCGGTCTCTCCTTTTATAAAGGGGTCGTATTCTGGCTGATCTCCGCCGCCGTCTCGGCCCAGGTCCACGATGTCTCCAGCCCGGACAACGACCCCAACGGCGAAAAGATGCTACAGGAAGCCATTGAACGTCGCGTGACCCAGGACGGCCTCGACGAACCGCATGCCGCCATTTTGGTGCGGCGCAGATTCTCCGCCAACGAGGCGGCGCAAGAACGGTGGCCGCGGGCCATTTCTCATCTCAACCAAGCCATCCGGCTCGCCGAAACGCTACAGGAGGCCGAACTACTGGCTGACCTCTATCTCACCAGCGCCCGCCTGCATCTACGCATCAACCAGTCGGAGATCGCCCTGCGGGACGCTCAACGCGCGTGGGAACTCTCCCGCAATGTCAACTTTCCGGACCTTCAGCTCGCGGCTGGCGTGGCGGTCACGGAGGTCTTACAAACGCTGGACCGCGACCGGAACAGCGAGCCCTATTTTGACGCGCTGATCAAACTCCCTGGCGCCGACCTCTTGAACATCGAAGTGCGTCGAGCCGTCTCCACCATGACGTGGAACACGGCGCTGGCCGAAGCACGTTGGCAAGACGTGGTGGCCCGAGCCAAAGAGGACAACTCCCTTCAAATCCAAGCGCGCGCCCTCGACGAACTCGGGCAAATTTTCCAAGCGCGAAACGATTCGGCTCAGGCCGTGGCAATGTTCGCCGCCTGCGACGCGTTGGAGTCGGACCACCGTCGTTCCCGTCTCGCGTGGTATGACTACAGCCAGGCTCTGAGCGCCGGCGGCCGGAACGAGGACGCTCGCCGCGCCATCGAACAAGGCCTGGCCGATCTCGATGTCACGATCTCACCCGACGTTGCCGCCGATTTCGAAGACGCGCGCGCCACCCTGCTCGCCCGGATGGGCGACACCGACGGTGCCTACGCCGCCGTGCGCCGCGCCCAAAAATTGAAGCGTGCCGCCAACACCTCCGGTTTTCGGATGCCCCAGACCAGGTTGGTTCCGGCCATGCCCACGAGCCGGACCGAAGACGCCGCCATCCTCGCCGCCACTCGCGCCGCCCTGCGTGAGGCCGAGCTCGAAAGCACGCGATTACAACGCGGTCGGGCGATCGGTTTCGCCACTTCCGTCACGCTGCTCGCCGCATTGCTCGGACTGGTCCTGCTCTACAAACGCCGAGCTGCCGCCAACCTCGCGACCGCCCGCGACGCCGCCGAGCTGCGAGCCGAAAACGCCGGACTGCTCGCCCTTCGCCACCAACTCAATCCCCACTTCCTCTTCAACGCGCTCAACAGCCTGCGCTCCCGCGTCCACCGCGGCCGGGGCAACGCCGCCGAGTTGATTGACCACCTCACCGTCTTTTGTCGGCAAGCCTTGCAGGCCAAGCCCGAAGGTATCGCCACGGTGGCCGAAGAACAGGAAATGCTCACCGCTTTTCTCGACATCGAACAGGCCCGCTGGGAGGACAATTTGCAGGTCACGCTCGATCTCGACCCGCTGGCCGCCGATCGCGCCCTGCCCACGTTGCTGCTGCTGCCGCTGGTGGAAAACGCCCTCAAATACGGGGCTCAAACCAGTGAGGAATGCATCGTCGCCTCAATTCGTCTGCACGCCCCCGACGCACAAACGCTCGACATAGAAATCAGCAACTCCGGACGCTGGATCGAACCCGGTTCCGCCCCTCCCAGCATCTCGAACGGCGTGGGCCTCGACAACATTCGCGAGCGCCTGCAACGCCTTTACCCGGCTCGTCACCACTTCGACGTCGGGCCCTCTCCCGTTGGCGTCACCGCCCGGCTCAAACTGCTCGGCGAGCCCCAAGCTTCATGA
- a CDS encoding LytR/AlgR family response regulator transcription factor, which produces MNATTPLRALLIDDEPPARAEIRRLLAAHPHIPIVGEAGNIIAARRRLRKAADYDLVFLDVQLIGGSGFDLVPDVAPDASIVFLTAYEQHAVRAFEVNAVDYLLKPATAERLAQSLRRVATQAATGPVSTGAPPALTETDTVLVRGGGGAEFVPLADIAAIESQQNYSRVRLTTGRDILVLQTLKAWEAQLPAHRFAQIRRGTLANLDRIEAIDRPLVGSPRVKLFGLSEPIPASRRQWAEIRNRVPGS; this is translated from the coding sequence ATGAACGCCACCACCCCACTGCGCGCCCTCCTCATCGATGACGAGCCGCCGGCTCGGGCAGAAATCCGCCGCCTGCTCGCCGCCCATCCGCATATCCCCATCGTCGGCGAAGCGGGCAATATCATCGCCGCCCGCCGTCGGCTACGCAAAGCGGCCGACTACGATCTGGTGTTCCTCGACGTCCAACTCATCGGCGGCAGTGGCTTCGACCTCGTGCCGGACGTGGCACCGGATGCGAGCATCGTCTTTTTGACCGCATACGAGCAACACGCCGTGCGCGCCTTTGAGGTCAACGCGGTCGACTACCTGCTCAAACCGGCAACGGCCGAGCGTCTGGCCCAGTCGTTGCGCCGGGTCGCCACGCAAGCCGCCACCGGCCCGGTCAGCACCGGAGCGCCCCCCGCTCTCACCGAAACCGACACCGTGCTGGTGCGGGGTGGAGGCGGCGCCGAGTTCGTGCCCTTGGCCGACATCGCCGCCATCGAGTCTCAACAGAACTATTCCCGCGTCCGCCTGACCACCGGTCGGGATATCCTCGTGTTGCAAACCCTCAAAGCCTGGGAAGCTCAACTGCCCGCTCATCGCTTTGCCCAGATTCGTCGCGGCACTTTGGCCAATCTGGACCGGATCGAGGCAATCGATCGACCACTGGTCGGCTCTCCACGCGTGAAGCTGTTCGGCCTCAGCGAACCCATCCCGGCAAGTCGCCGTCAGTGGGCGGAGATTCGCAACCGCGTGCCTGGCAGCTGA
- a CDS encoding PEP-CTERM sorting domain-containing protein (PEP-CTERM proteins occur, often in large numbers, in the proteomes of bacteria that also encode an exosortase, a predicted intramembrane cysteine proteinase. The presence of a PEP-CTERM domain at a protein's C-terminus predicts cleavage within the sorting domain, followed by covalent anchoring to some some component of the (usually Gram-negative) cell surface. Many PEP-CTERM proteins exhibit an unusual sequence composition that includes large numbers of potential glycosylation sites. Expression of one such protein has been shown restore the ability of a bacterium to form floc, a type of biofilm.), with product MNLSKCAVLLLSLSAMASVSPAQISISGELDTETYTYRAYSSAYGDTFSQSEISENLLGYFSYQFSSAGETTVAITWSAPEGQVFVVNAPADWNTALINLSYSGGSSATSSGWFRESTITPVFTDLTGSFNSVGSSINLTGPSVADNTAYFNFSAYGRMDPGTSISFTSVSLTAVVASSYTGNFSNVPVNSFKLSASTSAYSDLADPGTWASLAAAPTSAVPEPSTYAALLGGMAFMVTMGRRRRRN from the coding sequence ATGAATTTATCCAAGTGCGCCGTCCTCCTCCTCAGTCTATCCGCGATGGCCTCGGTAAGCCCGGCTCAAATCTCAATCTCCGGGGAGCTCGATACTGAGACTTACACCTACCGAGCCTACTCGTCTGCCTATGGTGATACATTCAGCCAATCGGAGATCAGCGAAAACCTCCTGGGCTATTTCAGTTACCAGTTCAGTAGCGCCGGAGAAACCACGGTGGCCATTACGTGGTCCGCACCAGAGGGCCAGGTCTTCGTCGTGAACGCACCCGCAGACTGGAATACCGCCCTCATCAACCTTTCATATTCAGGGGGATCAAGCGCGACCTCCTCCGGGTGGTTCAGGGAATCGACCATTACTCCCGTTTTCACGGATCTCACCGGCAGCTTCAACTCGGTCGGCTCGTCCATAAATCTCACCGGACCATCAGTCGCTGACAACACAGCCTACTTCAATTTCAGCGCCTACGGTCGAATGGACCCAGGCACTTCAATCAGTTTTACCTCAGTAAGTCTCACCGCGGTGGTGGCATCGTCGTATACCGGCAATTTTTCCAATGTGCCGGTTAACAGTTTCAAACTGAGCGCCAGCACCAGTGCTTACTCCGACCTAGCCGACCCGGGCACATGGGCCTCCCTCGCCGCGGCGCCCACCTCCGCCGTGCCCGAGCCCTCCACCTACGCCGCGCTCCTCGGTGGCATGGCTTTCATGGTCACGATGGGGCGGCGCCGTCGACGCAACTGA
- a CDS encoding DUF4199 domain-containing protein, with product MKTNFLYGLGMAIAGLVIALLLNVLGFHANAEKLPTGQMIGMVLGIIVTIGGLILAIRARREDTPVHEEFGYGRALGAGTLTALVSSFFGSLFNVLYMTVINPGLQDIIVEGEIAKMEERGMTSAQIEQAEGMVRMMTGPVASGIMGFIMAFIVSFIICLIISAFLKRPAVDELPPAMAS from the coding sequence ATGAAAACCAACTTCCTCTACGGCCTCGGCATGGCCATCGCGGGGCTCGTGATCGCCCTTCTCCTCAATGTTCTCGGATTTCACGCCAACGCCGAAAAACTCCCCACCGGTCAGATGATCGGCATGGTGCTGGGCATCATCGTCACCATCGGTGGTCTCATTCTCGCCATCCGCGCCCGCCGGGAAGACACCCCCGTCCACGAGGAATTCGGATACGGTCGGGCCCTCGGCGCCGGCACATTGACCGCTCTGGTCTCCAGCTTCTTCGGCTCCCTCTTCAACGTGCTCTACATGACGGTGATCAACCCCGGCCTGCAGGATATCATCGTGGAGGGTGAAATCGCCAAAATGGAAGAACGCGGCATGACCTCCGCCCAAATCGAACAAGCCGAAGGCATGGTGCGGATGATGACCGGTCCGGTCGCTTCCGGCATCATGGGCTTCATCATGGCTTTCATCGTGAGCTTCATCATCTGCCTCATCATCTCCGCCTTTCTCAAGCGTCCCGCGGTCGACGAGTTGCCCCCCGCCATGGCGAGCTGA
- a CDS encoding PDZ domain-containing protein: MNTPHFRRLGGILLIAALAVPMASAAHHEDDEEHHVEVIVSGDHDGQSGGNMTFGWVHEDAEAADPSAFLGVETARVSSTLTTQLGLDRGIGLVVSRVVPETAAATALAKHDILIKFDDQLLVSADQLGVLVRSKDIGTKVTLTIIRAGKQQTAEVELGERKAKKMSRQFRVLGDSDSGNAHGSVDVKVLRDHARSAGGNISREEVERLMQHVRSRQDEGQKMAWVTKEEGPVTRMLNVNQGNVVFSDEDGMVELLTAGGQKTLVVKSADGDVLFDGPISSEADRAKLSDALKQRLQKVESIEDIEFHTDSSFETDDVHIITPKGGSAQIIRPKMESHVVVQVADNNS; encoded by the coding sequence ATGAACACACCTCACTTCCGCCGTCTCGGCGGCATTCTTTTAATCGCTGCGCTGGCGGTGCCCATGGCTTCGGCGGCTCATCATGAAGATGATGAGGAGCACCATGTCGAAGTGATCGTATCGGGCGACCACGACGGTCAGTCCGGCGGCAACATGACATTCGGTTGGGTGCACGAGGATGCTGAAGCCGCCGATCCCAGCGCATTTCTGGGCGTGGAAACCGCGCGGGTTTCCTCGACGCTGACGACGCAGCTCGGCCTCGACCGTGGCATCGGCCTCGTGGTGAGTCGGGTCGTGCCGGAAACGGCGGCGGCGACGGCGTTGGCCAAACACGACATCCTGATCAAGTTTGACGACCAACTTCTCGTCAGTGCCGATCAACTGGGCGTGCTCGTGCGTTCCAAGGACATCGGGACGAAGGTCACCCTCACGATCATCCGAGCGGGCAAGCAACAGACCGCCGAGGTCGAGCTCGGCGAACGCAAAGCCAAAAAAATGTCCCGCCAGTTTCGCGTGCTCGGCGATTCCGACTCGGGCAATGCCCACGGCAGTGTCGACGTGAAAGTCCTGCGCGACCATGCGCGCTCGGCGGGCGGTAACATTTCCCGCGAGGAGGTTGAACGCCTCATGCAGCACGTTCGATCCCGACAGGATGAAGGTCAGAAAATGGCGTGGGTCACCAAGGAGGAAGGTCCGGTTACGCGCATGCTCAATGTCAATCAAGGCAATGTCGTGTTTTCCGATGAGGACGGTATGGTCGAGTTGCTCACGGCGGGTGGCCAAAAGACCCTGGTGGTGAAAAGCGCCGACGGCGATGTGTTGTTCGATGGTCCCATTTCCAGTGAAGCCGATCGCGCCAAACTCAGCGATGCGTTAAAGCAGCGCCTGCAAAAGGTGGAGAGTATCGAGGACATCGAGTTTCACACCGACAGTTCGTTCGAGACCGATGACGTGCATATCATCACGCCCAAGGGAGGCTCGGCCCAGATCATCCGGCCCAAGATGGAAAGCCACGTCGTGGTCCAGGTCGCGGACAATAATTCCTGA
- a CDS encoding RNA polymerase sigma factor, whose amino-acid sequence MPKPSSPDSDWRSWFQTYGARLLLAARQWTRSAADAEDVVQEAFVRFWRQQRSLPGEPMPLMLTSVRRSALDLLRRRARRERREQEHVDIAAESWFEPNPECDDRANHLEEAVVQLPSEQREVLVLKIWGGLTFAEIADRLDLSPHTAASRYRYALGALRQKLSTLENHG is encoded by the coding sequence ATGCCCAAACCCTCTTCGCCCGATTCCGACTGGCGCTCCTGGTTTCAAACCTATGGAGCCCGGTTGCTGCTCGCCGCCCGGCAATGGACGCGATCGGCGGCGGATGCGGAGGATGTCGTGCAGGAGGCGTTCGTTCGCTTCTGGCGGCAGCAGCGTTCCCTGCCCGGAGAGCCCATGCCTTTGATGCTGACCTCGGTGCGGCGGTCCGCGCTCGATCTGCTGCGGCGGCGGGCGCGGCGTGAGCGTCGCGAACAAGAGCATGTCGATATCGCGGCGGAATCGTGGTTCGAACCGAACCCGGAATGCGACGACCGTGCCAATCACCTGGAGGAGGCCGTGGTGCAGCTCCCGTCCGAACAGCGCGAGGTATTGGTGCTCAAAATCTGGGGCGGGCTCACCTTCGCGGAAATTGCTGATCGACTCGACCTGTCACCGCACACGGCGGCTTCGCGCTATCGCTACGCGCTCGGTGCCTTGCGTCAGAAACTTTCAACCTTGGAAAATCATGGATAA
- a CDS encoding REP-associated tyrosine transposase — protein sequence MSESPQRGPGYGALRRGRIDLPGATYFLTMTVRRPLRFRSGLMETDVCRSLQKGAHDLVKEDAWWLHAIVIMPDHVHMLVRLTSGTLAAAVRAWKGRQSTPLRKRNLSWQPGFYDHRLRPQDQVLGVVRYMWLNPYRADLVADDQVWPGWWCSEQVSIWLGQNAADDRDVLPPAWWR from the coding sequence ATGTCTGAATCGCCGCAACGTGGCCCCGGTTACGGTGCGTTACGACGGGGGCGGATTGATCTGCCGGGCGCGACATATTTTCTGACCATGACGGTCAGGCGTCCTCTCCGATTTCGAAGTGGTTTGATGGAAACGGACGTGTGTCGCTCGTTGCAGAAGGGGGCGCATGACTTGGTGAAGGAGGATGCATGGTGGCTTCATGCCATCGTGATCATGCCGGATCATGTTCACATGCTGGTGCGGTTGACATCGGGCACCTTGGCGGCGGCGGTGCGCGCTTGGAAAGGGAGGCAGTCGACGCCATTGCGGAAGCGAAACCTGTCGTGGCAACCGGGTTTTTATGATCATCGGCTGCGACCGCAGGACCAAGTCCTGGGCGTGGTTCGATACATGTGGCTCAATCCCTACCGGGCCGACCTCGTTGCCGACGATCAAGTCTGGCCGGGGTGGTGGTGCAGTGAACAGGTCTCCATCTGGCTGGGTCAGAATGCAGCGGATGACCGCGATGTGCTTCCTCCGGCATGGTGGCGGTGA
- a CDS encoding IS701 family transposase codes for MSEAFDSLLDGLAPVFDLPEDFARARTQWLAGLLNLGRHTVTGALSTAGSQHRDWSADYRLLQRLPVEPIFAHVRTEALAATDATRPWVVALDDSITRKTGRCIPGCGWRKDPLGPPFNVNFIWGQRVLQFSAAMPADDGSARLVPVDWQEAPLPKKPSRHADAQAQAAYVEARKQANINKVAAERMAHLRTATQRPIHWVSDGRFTNRTLLRQLPENTVLIGRVRKDTKLYAPYAAQPGKNGRPRKYGDTLPTPEQLRVDDTVGWTRVSAFAAAKRHDFKIKTQGPVLARITGVDTLVQVVVIAPLGYRLKTGGKLLYRQPAYLICTDADVPLAEILQEYLWRWDIEVNFKDEKDLLGVSEAQLREPEAVRRQPACAVAAYALLLLAGHKTYGSNRLPPSVPLAKWRRREPPRRATTGLLINQLRVELWSRHLRPDSLSHFCSRTRPIHKSDKPATDLASALFYSHN; via the coding sequence TTGAGCGAAGCGTTCGATTCCCTGCTCGATGGTCTCGCGCCGGTCTTCGACTTGCCCGAGGACTTTGCGCGCGCCCGCACGCAATGGCTGGCTGGGTTGCTCAACCTGGGCCGCCACACGGTGACCGGTGCATTGAGCACCGCTGGCTCCCAGCACCGGGACTGGTCGGCGGATTATCGGTTGCTGCAACGCCTGCCGGTCGAGCCGATCTTCGCACACGTGCGCACCGAGGCACTGGCTGCCACCGATGCCACCCGGCCCTGGGTGGTCGCATTGGACGACTCCATCACACGCAAGACCGGCCGGTGCATCCCCGGCTGCGGCTGGCGCAAGGACCCCCTCGGTCCGCCCTTCAACGTCAACTTCATCTGGGGCCAGCGCGTGCTCCAGTTCAGCGCCGCGATGCCCGCCGACGACGGCTCCGCCCGGCTGGTGCCGGTGGACTGGCAAGAGGCTCCATTGCCCAAAAAGCCCTCGCGTCACGCCGACGCCCAGGCGCAGGCGGCGTATGTGGAGGCGCGCAAACAGGCCAACATCAACAAAGTCGCCGCCGAACGCATGGCGCACCTGCGCACCGCGACCCAACGGCCCATCCACTGGGTGAGCGACGGGCGCTTCACCAACCGCACCCTCCTGCGCCAACTGCCGGAAAACACCGTGCTGATCGGCCGGGTGCGCAAGGACACCAAACTCTACGCGCCCTACGCAGCGCAGCCCGGCAAGAACGGCCGCCCCCGCAAGTATGGCGACACCTTGCCCACGCCCGAACAGCTGCGCGTGGACGACACCGTCGGGTGGACCCGGGTGTCGGCCTTTGCGGCCGCAAAGCGTCACGACTTTAAGATCAAAACCCAGGGGCCGGTGCTCGCCCGTATCACCGGAGTCGATACGCTGGTGCAGGTGGTCGTGATCGCGCCCCTGGGCTACCGATTGAAAACAGGCGGCAAATTGCTCTACCGGCAGCCCGCCTACCTGATCTGCACCGATGCGGACGTGCCGCTCGCAGAGATCTTGCAGGAATACCTCTGGCGCTGGGACATCGAGGTCAACTTCAAGGACGAAAAGGACCTGCTCGGTGTCAGCGAAGCGCAGTTGCGCGAACCCGAGGCGGTGCGCCGCCAGCCCGCCTGCGCGGTGGCCGCGTATGCGCTCCTGTTGCTCGCCGGGCACAAAACCTACGGCTCGAATCGACTGCCGCCCTCGGTGCCCCTCGCCAAATGGCGACGTCGTGAACCCCCGCGCCGCGCCACGACTGGCCTGCTCATCAACCAGCTGCGCGTCGAACTGTGGTCGCGCCACCTACGGCCGGACAGTTTATCGCACTTCTGCTCTCGCACCCGGCCAATCCACAAATCGGATAAACCCGCCACCGACCTCGCCTCCGCCCTGTTCTACTCCCATAATTAA
- a CDS encoding tyrosine-type recombinase/integrase encodes MSKNKSTRKGRDFRRDVTEQYQSLVRFDEMLKLRSMAFSTRSEYVRYVRKLAQHVKRDPAELNEAQLRAYLLHLKEVHHYSGSTMRTAVCAMRNFYGKLLGHPWKLFDLVRSPDRKTLPAVLTRAEVARLFAAITEPRFRTILRLIYACGLRIREATTLEVTDIKREPCRLHLHHTKGQKERYVPLPESMLEELRAYWRTHRHPKWVFPGTGRGWREGPGARERLALASEPMGVGSIQNCLRLVVPVAKLPKGTHPHTLRHSYATHLLEEGVSIRLIAQFMGHSSIETTAIYTHLTAVNEAAARAAVSRLLDGI; translated from the coding sequence ATGTCCAAAAACAAATCCACCCGTAAAGGTCGCGACTTCCGTCGTGACGTCACCGAACAGTATCAATCGTTAGTGCGCTTCGATGAGATGCTCAAGCTGCGAAGCATGGCCTTCTCCACCCGCTCGGAGTATGTGCGCTACGTGCGCAAACTCGCGCAGCACGTGAAGCGCGATCCGGCCGAATTGAACGAGGCGCAGCTTCGCGCCTACCTGCTGCACCTCAAGGAGGTCCACCACTACAGCGGCAGCACGATGCGCACCGCCGTGTGCGCCATGCGCAACTTCTACGGCAAGTTGCTGGGCCACCCGTGGAAGCTGTTCGACCTGGTGCGCTCGCCCGATCGCAAAACCTTGCCCGCGGTGCTCACCCGCGCCGAGGTGGCGCGGTTGTTCGCGGCGATCACCGAACCTCGGTTTCGCACCATCCTGCGACTCATCTATGCGTGCGGGTTGCGTATCCGTGAAGCAACGACACTAGAGGTGACCGATATCAAGCGTGAGCCGTGCCGACTGCATCTGCACCACACGAAGGGGCAAAAGGAGCGCTACGTGCCGCTGCCCGAATCGATGCTCGAGGAGTTGCGCGCCTACTGGCGCACGCACCGGCATCCGAAGTGGGTGTTCCCTGGCACCGGTCGGGGCTGGCGCGAGGGGCCCGGTGCGCGCGAGCGCCTGGCTCTCGCGTCCGAACCGATGGGCGTGGGTTCGATCCAAAACTGCCTGCGGTTGGTCGTGCCGGTGGCCAAACTGCCCAAGGGCACCCACCCGCACACGCTGCGTCATTCGTATGCGACGCACCTGCTCGAAGAGGGCGTGAGCATCCGCTTGATTGCGCAGTTCATGGGCCACTCCTCCATTGAAACGACCGCCATTTACACGCATCTGACCGCCGTCAATGAAGCCGCCGCTCGCGCGGCGGTGAGTCGTTTGCTCGACGGCATTTAG
- a CDS encoding group II intron maturase-specific domain-containing protein translates to MDKVITELRRYVIGWLGYFGISHTYGEVLALEDWMRRRVRMYYWKQWKQPRTRRRNLIKLGANPAKVKLATRSRKGYWRMSSNSIVQAALTNAYLHGQGVPDMRSKWIAMHYGNNSVPA, encoded by the coding sequence GTGGACAAAGTCATCACGGAGCTTCGTCGCTACGTGATCGGCTGGCTGGGCTACTTCGGGATCAGTCACACCTACGGGGAAGTGTTGGCACTGGAGGATTGGATGCGACGACGCGTGCGGATGTATTATTGGAAACAGTGGAAGCAACCGCGCACTCGGCGTCGCAATTTGATCAAACTCGGGGCCAACCCCGCCAAGGTGAAACTGGCGACGCGCAGTCGCAAAGGCTACTGGCGCATGAGCAGCAATAGCATCGTGCAGGCGGCGTTGACCAACGCCTATCTTCACGGGCAAGGGGTGCCGGACATGAGGTCAAAGTGGATCGCTATGCATTACGGGAACAACAGTGTTCCCGCCTGA
- a CDS encoding DUF421 domain-containing protein yields the protein MEQAFFDHWSTLERTLAVGVSAYVALILFLRIAGKRVLSKMNAFDLVITVSLGSTLATILLNRDVSWAQGSVALALLVGLQFLITWLSVRVGWVRRMVTGEPALLLETGKLHDAALRRERITADEVRAAIRSAGLARVDQVAAVVLETDGSLSVITQHPPEESVSSLVGVKRSDETRIGKRN from the coding sequence ATGGAGCAGGCATTTTTTGATCACTGGAGCACATTGGAGCGGACACTGGCGGTCGGCGTGTCAGCCTATGTCGCGCTCATTTTATTTCTTCGGATTGCTGGCAAACGCGTGCTTTCCAAAATGAATGCCTTCGATTTGGTGATCACAGTATCGCTCGGTTCCACGCTCGCGACGATCCTGCTCAACCGCGATGTGTCCTGGGCCCAAGGGTCAGTCGCGCTGGCGCTGTTGGTCGGACTGCAGTTCTTAATCACGTGGTTGAGTGTGAGGGTCGGCTGGGTGCGCCGGATGGTGACAGGAGAGCCGGCGTTGTTGCTGGAGACGGGTAAGCTCCACGATGCGGCTCTGCGCCGCGAACGGATCACCGCTGATGAGGTGCGTGCGGCCATTCGCTCCGCAGGCTTGGCGCGAGTGGACCAGGTCGCCGCCGTGGTGCTGGAAACCGATGGTTCGTTGAGTGTGATTACCCAGCACCCGCCGGAAGAATCCGTCTCAAGCCTCGTCGGCGTGAAGCGATCGGACGAGACCCGTATCGGCAAGAGGAACTGA
- a CDS encoding M15 family metallopeptidase translates to MPPVEEAKQVVSVGSDVFGREVFLSPPTARAWHRLHRAAKCEGVHPLLISGFRSFSHQVKIVTRKLRAGQSLEDILRVSAYPGHSEHHAGTALDLGSPQAEPLSEAFEHTPEFNWLTAQASEFGFTLSYPRKNERGIAFEPWHWNYTGPAT, encoded by the coding sequence ATGCCTCCGGTCGAAGAAGCCAAGCAGGTGGTTTCCGTCGGTTCGGATGTGTTCGGACGGGAGGTGTTCCTGTCCCCACCGACCGCCCGGGCGTGGCACCGCCTGCACCGGGCCGCGAAATGCGAAGGGGTCCACCCCCTGCTTATCTCCGGCTTTCGCAGCTTCTCTCACCAAGTGAAAATCGTCACGCGCAAGCTGCGGGCCGGCCAGTCGCTTGAAGACATCCTCAGGGTCAGCGCGTATCCCGGCCACAGTGAACACCATGCCGGCACCGCTTTGGATCTGGGATCGCCGCAGGCCGAACCCTTGTCGGAAGCGTTTGAACACACCCCGGAATTCAATTGGCTGACGGCGCAGGCTTCGGAATTTGGTTTCACGCTGTCCTACCCCCGGAAAAACGAACGGGGCATTGCTTTCGAACCCTGGCACTGGAACTACACCGGCCCCGCCACTTGA